Proteins co-encoded in one Aspergillus luchuensis IFO 4308 DNA, chromosome 6, nearly complete sequence genomic window:
- a CDS encoding NmrA-like family protein (COG:S;~EggNog:ENOG410PJ82;~InterPro:IPR036291,IPR008030;~PFAM:PF05368): MAPTILIVGATGNTGRAVTETLPTLLKANESFKNHRVLGLTRSLTSPTAQQLAKIPGVEIIEKNWTDITSDWLLEHEVVRAFIASHNAPNQFAEESAFHVAALGAGVEYVVRISTTAPNVRPDCGAYYPRTHWAIEAMLGSAEFSALKWTSLQPNVFTSFYMAVLAEYIKKFKRNGELGPLKLMASKDAPVAPIDPDEVGVFAAHLLALDDPSPHSGAKYVLNGPEDITGEQLVGLVEQRIGTKVKEVTYQDLSLLDAMLDSQYEGSGQSMTVVKSIKNALWIMWEGKCNASATSKEVLDIAPPRRTPTDVLEDLLKT; the protein is encoded by the coding sequence ATGGCTCCAACCATCCTCATTGTCGGCGCAACGGGCAACACCGGCCGAGCCGTGACCGAGACTCTTCCAACCCTTCTGAAAGCCAACGAGTCTTTCAAGAACCATCGGGTACTCGGCCTGACAAGATCCCTCACTAGCCCTACGGCCCAACAGCTTGCAAAAATCCCCGGCGTCGAAATCATCGAAAAAAACTGGACCGATATTACCTCCGACTGGCTCCTAGAACATGAAGTCGTCAGGGCCTTCATCGCGTCTCACAACGCACCAAACCAGTTTGCCGAAGAGTCTGCCTTCCACGTAGCCGCCCTTGGAGCTGGTGTCGAATACGTTGTGCGAATTTCCACCACCGCACCCAATGTTCGTCCGGATTGCGGTGCTTACTATCCGCGCACGCACTGGGCTATTGAGGCGATGCTTGGTTCGGCGGAATTCAGCGCCCTGAAGTGGACTTCTCTTCAGCCAAACGTGTTTACAAGCTTCTATATGGCCGTACTCGCTGAGTACATCAAAAAGTTTAAGCGGAATGGCGAACTAGGCCCTTTGAAGTTGATGGCATCCAAAGATGCCCCTGTTGCGCCTATCGATCCGGATGAAGTCGGTGTGTTTGCTGCGCATCTCTTGGCCTTGGATGATCCGAGTCCACACAGCGGGGCGAAATATGTCTTGAATGGGCCGGAAGATATTACTGGCGAACAGCTTGTCGGCTTAGTGGAGCAGCGTATTGGCACAAAGGTGAAGGAAGTGACATATCAAGATCTCAGCCTTTTGGATGCAATGCTGGACAGTCAATATGAAGGATCGGGTCAATCCATGACTGTTGTCAAGTCAATAAAGAATGCCCTGTGGATCATGTGGGAAGGGAAGTGCAATGCTTCGGCTACCAGCAAGGAGGTTCTGGACATTGCTCCTCCGAGACGGACCCCTACCGATGTGTTGGAGGATTTGCTAAAGACGTAA
- a CDS encoding SDR family oxidoreductase (COG:G,M;~EggNog:ENOG410PW89;~InterPro:IPR036291,IPR008030;~PFAM:PF13460,PF05368) — protein MTLKYLITGATGGLGQHVLNYFVENIPSCDFAAASSNPNNKKLFEHRGIAFRHVDYDDHQSLETGLRDVDNLLIISTSGASRSEQHARVITAAKTAGVKHVWYTSFVFGGFSDDSKTPVQQDHLFTERLLKESGLTFTSIREGIYAECFTFFLDWYPERTTVTLPGDGEIAFTRRAELGEATARIMIRGGYENQVVMFTAEETITAKEIVDIINETTGRQAKLKVTSREEYLGSSEVHDQRGKSKEYFQMIATLWDEIPSGALRTTHPLMREILGREPTTPRDAIQKLLTEDRDYVFIY, from the exons ATGACCCTGAAGTATCTCATCACTGGTGCCACTGGCGGCCTAGGGCAGCACGTCTTGAACTACTTTGTCGAAAATATCCCTTCCTGCGACTTTGCCGCTGCCTCATCCAACCCCAATAACAAAAAGCTATTTGAACATCGCGGAATCGCTTTCCGTCATGTTGACTACGATGACCATCAATCACTCGAAACCGGATTACGTGACGTCGATAACTTGCTGATTATCAGTACTAGTGGTGCGAGCAGAAGCGAGCAGCATGCCAGGGTCATAACTGCCGCTAAGACAGCTGGAGTGAAGCAT GTGTGGTATACCTCCTTTGTCTTTGGTGGGTTCTCAGACGACTCCAAGACTCCAGTACAGCAGGACCATCTTTTCACTGAAAGACTGCTTAAAGA GTCTGGTCTTACATTTACCTCAATCCGAGAAGGCATATACGCGGAATGCTTTACCTTTTTCCTTGACTGGTATCCTGAAAGAACAACAGTGACGCTGCCGGGAGACGGAGAGATAGCATTTACCCGACGTGCAGAACTTGGTGAAGCTACCGCGCGAATCATGATACGTGGTGGATATGAGAATCAAGTCGTCATGTTCACTGCAGAGGAAACAATCACTGCCAAAGAAATAGTGGACATTATTAACGAGACTACTGGTCGGCAGGCCAAGCTAAAGGTAACCTCACGGGAGGAGTACCTGGGCTCCAGTGAGGTGCATGACCAGCGCGGAAAGTCGAAGGAGTACTTCCAGATGATTGCAACACTATGGGATGAGATTCCAAGCGGCGCCCTGCGCACAACACATCCGTTGATGCGTGAGATTCTGGGAAGAGAGCCTACTACGCCTCGGGATGCTATCCAAAAGCTGTTGACGGAGGATAGGGATTATGTGTTCATTTATTGA